CATTGAGTGTTGTACTTATTGACTCCAAAACCTGCTGCAGTATGAAGAGACTAATCTAGAATTACTGAAAGGCATGAAAAGACTATAGTAAAAATAAAACAACTTACTTTGCTGTTGACTGTAGTCTGGCATAATGGAAGTTGGTTACTGGGTGAACTTTGCCCTGTCCCTACAACACTACTTGGCCTTCCTGGGACTAGATGAGGCTTTGGAAGGGACTTCTTCGAAAGGTTAGGTGGGTGTATCGGAGGCCTTCCTCCTCTACCCATCGAAGAACAACTTGGTCTAGAGGTTCTAGTAGATAAAGGTATCGACTTCTTTTCACCACTACATTTATATTCCACAGACGTCGCTCCTGGGTTGCCATTTTTCCTTCTGGTTATAGGAAGGTTGGAAACAGGTTTGGAGGAACCTGCAGTTACTGCTTTGGATTCTCGCAACTGATTATCAAGTAGTGGTGCATTTATGGCATTGCCACTGGAAGACTTAGGTTTGTTCTCGTTAGATCCTGAACTCGAGTCACCCTTGAGAGCTTTTTTATCTGAACAATCACCGACTGCAACATGGGTGTCATCCTGAAGGGTGGAGGACGAGATCTGGAAGGAGGAGTCAAATGGTGGATATTCTATAAATCTATGCTTCACTGCAATATTTGGGGTCGACATGCAGCCTGGAGCCCATTCTGAATTCACTGCATCGAGTTCCTCATTATGCATGGAATTTCCCAAATGTGGATTTTTGACCTGGTCTGGaggttctctggaactgttgatgTTCCCAGCATTGTCTTGGTTGCCTTCACATTTTACAGAACACGCTGCATCATCTTTTCCCAAATTCCCCGCAGCATATGTATTGTTTGAGGTACTACTGTCACTATTAGACTGGATTCCCCGCAGCTCTGCTGCAGAAATTAAAGTGCTACCCTCACATTTGCTCAGTGGTACGAGACCATCCAAGTCTCTTGAAGATAGCGATGGCGTGCAACTGGCCAAGTTGGTAGTTTTGCCCGTTTTTTTCACTTCCAAGCCGATGCCGACCTTTGACTCAAATCTCTCAACCTCAGAATTGGTCGCAGTCATGGTTCCGTTTAACTGCACCACttgggacttccggtggcgccatggagcTGTAATGGCGGCGCATTGAGATCTGCTCCCGCTAAAATCGAGAAAAAGCCGTTTTGAAAGACGGGACCGATTTAAAAATACTCACCTGAGCTGTTTGTCGCCACATTGTCGCGtgagtgacgtcatcagaaagCGTCGTGAAAAATTGGAGTTTAACGGGAGTATTAAATGAGTAAAGGAAAACGTCCACGGGGTCCCAAGAAATCTACTATCAGTCTCCATCTTCAGGAAGTTCTGCAAACTCTGCAAACAACAACTGAAAGCTCCGAAGAAGAGCCTGATTCTCAATGTTCTGTGTCTGAAATGGCTGCAAACGGAGAcaaaggagaaggagaaagagatgaAGCAATGGGAACAGACGGTAAGAAGCAATCTTACTAAGGACTTTTCCCAAATGCTAGCGGACACGAACACCACATTGGAGACTAATCTCTCTAAATTGGAGAATAATCTGTCTAAAAAAATTGATACTGCTTGTGGTGAATTAAAGGAGCTGTACATCTCTTTGAAGCAGCAGTTTAAGGATTTTGATAAAAAGTCAACGGAAGAATTTGCCAGAATGGAAAAAGATTATAAGAAGAAATTTGAGAAGATGTTTGAGAATATGAAAAAGTCTGATAAGTTGATGGAAGTTATGGAGATCATAATGAATGAGATGGCTCAGGAAATAACGAGTCTGAAAAAAGAACAAGAATTTGATCGGGAGCAACTGGTTaaaatgactgataaatgtctggactTGGAAGTGAGGTTGAGAAGGCAGAATTTAAGAATTGTTGTACAGGAGGGACGAGAGCATGGAACTCAAACACGTGATTTTGTTACCAACttacttaaagaagcttttaaaCTGCTGGAAAACCCGAGGATAGATGTGGCTCATCGGGTAGGATGTTTTCCAAAGAGGACCAAATGTTCCCCCAAGACAGATGATAGTGAAATTTCTCGACATCTCCACACTGGAAAATATATTGAAGATGATTCCTCATGGTGCGAATTTTACATTTTCCGGGGACAATATTAGATTTTTTCGGGATTATCCCCGTGAAATTGCTGAAAAAAGGATCTTGTTTAAAAAGACAAGAAATATCCTGAAAGGAAACCCCAAGGTGAGATATGGGGTGATATATCCTGCAAAAATGAAAATTACCTATTCTATTGAACGCTCCTTTACGGATTCAGAACTGGCATTTAAGTATGCACAAGATATCGTAAAGAAAATAGAGGAGAACGCTGAATATTAAACTTTTTAATATAAGACTTTTCTCTAATTAAGATGGCGGAACTTTTCCAGACAGTTACCAGACATGCTTATCTGTCCGGAATGTATTTTCGAGTGCAGAGTCCATGCTTCACCTTGAATGGAAAACTTAGATAAACAAAAGGAAGTCGAAGATACAGAATTAAAATTGAGGGACATGGAAAGAAACATAAACGGGCTGGAATATAAAAATCTCTGATTTAAGAAAATCtttaattattatattatattaatattaaataattaattaatctaACAAACTTAATAATACTAATCTTTTAATGTCATTTGCAAATATGACTAACCAATGGAGCGTGGGAGATAAGGGGGGCTTATACAATTATTATTAGATAATCTTAATATAGTTTAAAAGGAAGTACAATTGATGATATATACTAATGCACAGTAATTAAcgaaaatattaataataatactaacATAATATAACCGTGTGCGAAGGAGGGAGGAGCTTTATACACTTGGAAAAGATCCAGATGCTTGGCTCTGTTTAACCCCTTGGAACCCGCTTGTACTTAAGATAAAGACTGGGATTAATGTAATAACTTTGGGTATATAAGAGATAAATTGgaaatgtatatatacatatagaatTGACACACGTGTTTGAtttgttttctgttttttccccccctctctttctgaagtcttttctgtttttatctgcTCTGGTTGGATACATTTTAAAAGAATATGAAAACGGCCCACAGCCGTTTACGATACTCTGTTAAGGGGACGGAGCTCAATGTACAACATCAACAACGGAAGTCTACAAATTTTTTCCCACCTTAATATCACTTTTTCTTAATCACTACCACGACtcttatttgtttttgttttttttatatcacAACACAtgctttctttttttaattttattaaggTACTATAGAGGAAGGAGATGCAAAATAACTCGAAGTTCGGGGTGACCTCCCAACACCCAGagttctgaggtatttggttgcaccatatgaattAAAAATACCAAAAATACCAAAAATAccaaggcaggtatgggatactgaattggatgatcagccatgatcttattgaatggcggtgcaggctcgtagggccgaatggcctactcctgcacctattttctatgcatctatctatgtatatcacttttaaatacagatcagaaaatcgtAGCAAAAACCTTAGCAAGGagattgagtaaatatattagtaaattgatcaAATccagatcaaacggggtttatacctaaaagacaatcatttaataatttgagacacctgtttaatataatgtacataAAACGGaaaaagaagatatatcaattgttTCTCTggacgcagagaaagcatttgatcaggtagattggcagtatttatacaaagtactgcaaacatttaatatgggagagaattttattgtatgggtaaaattattatatgacaaaccgacggcaagaatattaactaataatatgttatctccaaaatttcagttatcgaggggcaataggcagggatatgcattatcacccctgcgatttgcccttatgatagagcaCCTGGCTGAAAGtgtaagaattcatccgaatattcggggatataatactaaggactcaaataataaaatttcattatacgcagACGATAAACTTCTATATATTACAAATTCACAAACGAGCATTCCAaacttattaaatttaatagaggaatttggttctttttcaggatgcagaataaattggaataaaagtgaaatcataaaGCCTCAAGAATCGACACACttattaaaattcccctttaaaatagcaacAGAAAAATGTAAGTGTTTGGGTATCCAAATTACTAGAAAatacaaataattatttaatgctaattttatgccgttattaaataaactgaccgcattgattaaattctggaatacACTCCCGTTGTCATTAATAgccagaataaatgctataaaaatgattttttttaccacaaatattatatCTATTTCAATCGATACCATTATatataccatttttttttttttcaaaaaacgaGATTCTAATATTACCAACGTTATTTGTGACTATAGCTCACATAGAATTCAAAGAAAACACCTGTGTAAACCCACAGATgctgggggactttcacttccgaaatttttgtattattattgggcagtgcatattaagaatataatttattggttggacagctcttcccaacagacagaatggataagaatggagaaagaggattgttctcctTGGAATATAGGAgtgatcctcttctccccgataaaactgaacaacacaatatatacGAATAACCAAATTATCCATAatgcaataagaatttggaaacaaataaaattaactttaaaattaagaaacataTCAGTGTTAACGCCAATAGTGAATAATTCTTCATTTAAAACATCTCTTATCGATAAATCATATAACCAAtgagaaagaatgggaattaatagGATCAgtgatatgtatgaaatgggaaatctgttatcattccaacaattacaattaaaatttaagttgaaaaataaccaatattttaaatatctccaGATCTGCGATgtcatgaagaaatatatacaaggacatcaaactataattttagacccactggaaggagcaatgaatattaaggctgactcacagaaattaatatcatatttatatacttgtattttaaatatagagctaccatcgacagaggcacttagagaagattgggaacaagaattaatgataaaaatcatgaAAAAAACGTGGggaaagtatttgatatatatatatatcaaatactttctcCACATTTTTTTCGTGATCCCAAtcccctatatatatatatatatatatatatatatatatatatatatatatatataaatgctcgattaatataagacataacttaattcaatttaaatttttacatagattatattatacaaaaactagactgaataaattttatccaaatacttctcagatttgtgacaaatgtttacctcaaaatgccactataacacatttttttgtttcctgcataaatcTTCATAAATTCTGCAGCGAtatctttgaaatatttacaaaattattcaagatagaaATGGAGCCTAACACTGAAATTGTTATACTTGGAGTAACaggagatgggaataaattgaacacatttcaaaattcattttttacttatgggttaataatggcaaaaaaacgtatactcaaattttggaaaaatacacccataccaatgcttaaaatgtggattataaacatgttGGACAcggcacatcttgaagaaatgcgattcctaacagttaaaccagaccaattcttaacgagttggtctccatttatcgacttcttggaagcatatggtgcaacaaaatcgtaaaaaccaattgtttcaggactgggtgaaagatggtcaagaatataaataccTATCTCCTATGTCCTACTTTccactctttctctttctctctcctactaaaaaaataaataaatttccctcactttctctccctttttctttttcacacaccatatcacatgtttttctattttctattatctactctctctttctctcttattattaaaaaaaaatgcagctgtacataaaatgtaacatgccaatatatatttgCCAATATACCAATATACCGTACttcgaataaataaataaataaacaaataaaatgcaCAACTTGACTTGTAAGCCTGCAGTGTGACGAGGCAGTGATGTCACTGACATTACCTCCAATGCAGCTCTCAAGCTGCCATACATCGCGTCGCATTATTTTGGTCCACAGTCATGGTTTCATTTAATTGCACTTTTTCACCTGCAGATGGAGGCAACAAGGGAGTGGTCTTGCTGCAGTTATTACCCAAATTACTCTCATGTTTTGAAGTATCAAACATTGCATTTTTATGTTCAAGAGTTATGGTACCGTTTAATTCCACTTTATCTCCAATAGATGGAGGCAACAAGCAAACGGCATTGTTGGGTTCATTTCCCAAATTATAGTCTTGCTTTGATGTATCAAAGGTAGCATCTTTACAGTCATTCCCTGCCACGATTTCAGCCGCTTGAAGCTCTGTGGTTGTGGATAGAGCCAACTTGCAACTCATCGAGGCAGTCGCTTTGCCATCATGACCAAGAAAGTCTTCATGCTTTGACTTTTCAAATGTTGCATTATGATCAAATACCGTCATAGTTCCATTTAATTGCACGTCATCTTGGACATTCAGGGACATCTTGGAATCCGACAAGATGGAAGCCGAGAGATAATTTCCAAAGCTGGTTTCATGTTTTAATGCCTCAAATGTTACATTTGCCAGCGTCATGGTTTCATTCAACTTGATCAAGTCTCCGCGACCAACACTGGGCACAGTTGGAGTCTGGAATTCATTTCCCAGACCAAAACTCGGTTTTGGCACACTTAAATTGTCATGGCTTAGCACGGATCCTTTACACAAGAGCAAGTCTGTCTCAGAGAGAGAGATTTTGGAGTTTGTTGAAGTCTTTGTTTCGATGACACTTTTATCAGATAATTCATTCTCTGCCCGCATATTTGATGTATCGTAGAAAACCATGGTTTCATTTGATTCCATTAAATTTCCCTTACTTAAGTAAGGTCTGAGGGTGGGCGACAAGCTCACAAGATTTCTGGAATAAACTTCTGACTTTGACACATTTGTATCTTCATCCTTGAGATCATGAGGGTCGCTCAGCATGGTGGTGTCATCAAACCGAATCAAATTATGTGGAGAATAGGGCAGATTTCCTGAGTCTTCTGTCATGGAACTAAAAAATGAATCTTTAAGTTTTATGTCAACTTCAGTATGGATTAGTTGACATCCAGCATCCTTTAAACTATTTCCTGGCAACTCAGCGGTATAGCGAATTTGTGGGGATTTTACTAGAGAGATGTCTGAACACGAGAGTACCGTAAAATCAATCACAGGCTCTTGATCTATTCTAGAATTGTCCATGAGGCATGCATTTCGTGCATAGTTGCTTTCATTGCTCATTTGAGCAGCTATACGCAAACACTCTTGTTTGACGAAGCTGGGTAATAAACCCGACAGATTATGCGGCTCGATAGGGATATCTGGTAAGTGTGCTGAAAGTGCTGACTCGGGCTGAAGGGTATTGCTGGCAGCATCAATGCTGGGCAGATCATGCCGCTGCATGACCTCATCCACGCTCTTGCGCCTGGCATCGTTGTCACCAGAACATGGGAGACAAAATGTTGCATTGAGCAGGTTTTCTTTTGAGCATGCAGCTTTTGTAAATGTAGTGTCCATCTTCCCACCCATCTTTCTGAGCTCATTCTGATTGAAGGAGCCCATGTTGTTTCGCCTACCTCTAATAGTTGAAACACTTGATCTTGGCAATTGGTTCCTAAACGATTTCAGGTCGTTGGCTTCAATGGTGGTTTTCCTCAAACCAGTGGGTGGCTTTCCCAGACTGTTAAGTAGTAGTTTTTTTCTGCTCTGCAGTGGAACTCTACATTTCGCTCTTATCTCGTGAATCTCTTTAGCTGCGGTCGGTGCTGCATTCTTCAAATTCCTGGAGGAAAACTTGGTGCAGCATGGCGTTATGTAGATAGCGAGGATCTCATTGAAGTCAATCTGGCAATGATCATTTACTAGCAAGGATTgggaattaaaaaaagaaaagcagcATATTAGTTGAGTGGGAACAGTATTTTTTTCTATCAACAGTTCATTACAGTCAATGGCAAgactttggggagtgttgtagagcagagggatctaagagtgcaggtacacagttccttgatagtggcatcacaggtagatatggACTGTGGGGGGAGAAATAAATTAGTTTGGGGTGGGTGGAAGGGCAGTTGGAGATTAACCATGGCTAAAATAAAGAGCTATATACAACCTAGACCCCATTATGATGAATTAGAATTTGAAGACAGGATAAAAaagggtagacaaaactgctggagaaactcagtgggtgagacaacatctatggagagaaggaacaggtgatgtttcgggtcgagacccttcttcaggctgatgtgggggcggggggcgggaagaagaaaggaagagacagtgggctgtgggaaagcaggggaggggaaggagggagaaagcagggactacctaaaattagagaagtcaatgttcatacccaagTTCataggtgtaaactacccaagcaaaatatgaggtgctgctcctccaatttgcagtggggctcactctggccatggaggaggcccagaatagaaaggtcggatatggaatgggagggggagttgaagtgctgagccaccagggatcaggttggttaatgcaaactgtgcagaggtgttgggcgaagcgatcgccaagcctgtgcttggtctcaccgatgtagagtagttgacacctggaacagcggaatcaatagatgaggttggaggaggtgcaggtgaacctctgcctcacctggaaagaccgcttaggtccttggatggagtcaaggggggaggtaaagcgacaagtgtagcatttcctgtggttgcaagggaaagtgcccagagagggggtggtttgggtgggaagggacgaattgaccagggaattacggagggagcggttaaAAAGGGGAATTTCTATAAAGTCAGTGAAATGGGAATGATGGCAGTAATAGAAAAGAAAAGCTGCTCTTGCTGTATGCAAAATATGTATCAAAATAAAAATCTGCCTTTCTAGCATTAAACTAGATGGTTTCAACGAGATTACAATTTGAAGAGAAGCAAAGCGATGCTGGCACTAACTAGATTATCAACATATAACTAGATTACAGATGATTTGTTTTAATCATTCTGAATCGCAATAAACTCGTCAAAATGCAGTTAAATATTAAACTGATCAGCTGGATGGTCTCAGCGACATAGAAAACAAACCAGGCTTCCCGTGCATAGAATAGCTTAGGTCAAAAATCAAAGTCCAAAACTCCATTtgctccatttataattttaggcCACCCaaacaattaaactacaaaaaaaaccctctgatgtttagtttagttcagggttgCAGCGTGCACATAGGCCCTTTGATCATTCTAGTCCACGCCGACACACTacactctgttatcccactttctcatccgctccccatatcgtttattaaaaaaaaggctTCCAAGATGAGGacacaattaaattcaaattCGGAAATTCACACGCACGCCATCCATTTtcaatatgcaatggaagacatttaaaggctgcatggatgaactacaaaaattgttcatccctgtttggcaaaagaataaatcagggaagatagtacatccgtggataacaagggaaatcagggatagtatcaaagtgaaggatgatgcgtacaaattagccagaaaaaacagtataccggaggactgggagaaattcagagaccagcagaggaggacaaagggcttaattaggaaaggaaaaatagattatgaaagaaaactggcagggaacataaaaactgagtgcaaaagtttttatagatatgtgaaaagaaagagattagttaaaacaaatgtaggtcccttgcagtcagaaacaggtgagttgatcatggggaacaaggatatggcggacatattgaataactactttggttccgtcttcactaaggaagacataaataatttgccggaaatagcaggggtcaaaggagttggaggaattgagtgaaatccaggttagccgggaagtggtgttgggtaaattgaatggattaaaggccgataaatccccagggccagataggctgcatcccagagtacttaaggaagtagctccagaaatagtggatgcattaataataatctttcaaaactctttagaatctggagtagttccttaggattggtgggtagcaaacgtaaccacactttttaagaagggagggagagagaaaatggggaattacagaccagttagtctaacatcggtagtggggaaactgctagagtcagttattaaagatgggatagcagcacatttggaaagtggtgaaatcattggacaaagtcagcatggatttacgaaaggtaaatcatgtctgacgaatcttatagaatttttcgaggatgtaaccagtagcgtggataggggagaaccagtggatgtggtgtatctggacttccagaaggctttcgacaaggtcccacataagagattagtatacaaacttaaagtacacagcaatgggggttcagtattgatgtggatagagtgctggctggcaaacaggaagcaaagagtatgattaaacgggtccttttcacaatggcaggcagtgactagtggggtaccgcaaggctcagtgctgggaccccagctatttacaatatatattaatgatctggatgagggaattgaaggcaatatctccaagtttgtggatgacactaagctggggggcagtgttagctgtgaggaggatgctaggagactgcaaggtgacttggataggctgggtgagtgggcaaatgtttggcagatgcagtataatgtggataaatgtgaggttatccatttgggtggcaaaaacaggaaagcagactaatatctaaatggtggccgactaggaaaaggggagatgcagcgagacctgggtgtcatggtacaccagtcattgaaagtaggcatgcagatgcagcaggcagtgaagaaagcgaatggtatgttagctttcatagcaaaaggatttgagtataggagcagggaggttctactgcagttgtatagggtcttggtgagaccacacctgcagtattgcgtacagttttggtctccaaatctgaggaaggacattattgccatagagggagtgcagagaaggtt
This genomic stretch from Leucoraja erinacea ecotype New England unplaced genomic scaffold, Leri_hhj_1 Leri_750S, whole genome shotgun sequence harbors:
- the LOC129694677 gene encoding uncharacterized protein LOC129694677 isoform X2, with translation MGSECALFETDQIDFNEILAIYITPCCTKFSSRNLKNAAPTAAKEIHEIRAKCRVPLQSRKKLLLNSLGKPPTGLRKTTIEANDLKSFRNQLPRSSVSTIRGRRNNMGSFNQNELRKMGGKMDTTFTKAACSKENLLNATFCLPCSGDNDARRKSVDEVMQRHDLPSIDAASNTLQPESALSAHLPDIPIEPHNLSGLLPSFVKQECLRIAAQMSNESNYARNACLMDNSRIDQEPVIDFTVLSCSDISLVKSPQIRYTAELPGNSLKDAGCQLIHTEVDIKLKDSFFSSMTEDSGNLPYSPHNLIRFDDTTMLSDPHDLKDEDTNVSKSEVYSRNLVSLSPTLRPYLSKGNLMESNETMVFYDTSNMRAENELSDKSVIETKTSTNSKISLSETDLLLCKGSVLSHDNLSVPKPSFGLGNEFQTPTVPSVGRGDLIKLNETMTLANVTFEALKHETSFGNYLSASILSDSKMSLNVQDDVQLNGTMTVFDHNATFEKSKHEDFLGHDGKATASMSCKLALSTTTELQAAEIVAGNDCKDATFDTSKQDYNLGNEPNNAVCLLPPSIGDKVELNGTITLEHKNAMFDTSKHESNLGNNCSKTTPLLPPSAGEKVQLNETMTVDQNNATRCMAA
- the LOC129694677 gene encoding uncharacterized protein LOC129694677 isoform X1, encoding MSILSLNRHRQFLPARIDFNEILAIYITPCCTKFSSRNLKNAAPTAAKEIHEIRAKCRVPLQSRKKLLLNSLGKPPTGLRKTTIEANDLKSFRNQLPRSSVSTIRGRRNNMGSFNQNELRKMGGKMDTTFTKAACSKENLLNATFCLPCSGDNDARRKSVDEVMQRHDLPSIDAASNTLQPESALSAHLPDIPIEPHNLSGLLPSFVKQECLRIAAQMSNESNYARNACLMDNSRIDQEPVIDFTVLSCSDISLVKSPQIRYTAELPGNSLKDAGCQLIHTEVDIKLKDSFFSSMTEDSGNLPYSPHNLIRFDDTTMLSDPHDLKDEDTNVSKSEVYSRNLVSLSPTLRPYLSKGNLMESNETMVFYDTSNMRAENELSDKSVIETKTSTNSKISLSETDLLLCKGSVLSHDNLSVPKPSFGLGNEFQTPTVPSVGRGDLIKLNETMTLANVTFEALKHETSFGNYLSASILSDSKMSLNVQDDVQLNGTMTVFDHNATFEKSKHEDFLGHDGKATASMSCKLALSTTTELQAAEIVAGNDCKDATFDTSKQDYNLGNEPNNAVCLLPPSIGDKVELNGTITLEHKNAMFDTSKHESNLGNNCSKTTPLLPPSAGEKVQLNETMTVDQNNATRCMAA
- the LOC129694677 gene encoding uncharacterized protein LOC129694677 isoform X3 is translated as MGSFNQNELRKMGGKMDTTFTKAACSKENLLNATFCLPCSGDNDARRKSVDEVMQRHDLPSIDAASNTLQPESALSAHLPDIPIEPHNLSGLLPSFVKQECLRIAAQMSNESNYARNACLMDNSRIDQEPVIDFTVLSCSDISLVKSPQIRYTAELPGNSLKDAGCQLIHTEVDIKLKDSFFSSMTEDSGNLPYSPHNLIRFDDTTMLSDPHDLKDEDTNVSKSEVYSRNLVSLSPTLRPYLSKGNLMESNETMVFYDTSNMRAENELSDKSVIETKTSTNSKISLSETDLLLCKGSVLSHDNLSVPKPSFGLGNEFQTPTVPSVGRGDLIKLNETMTLANVTFEALKHETSFGNYLSASILSDSKMSLNVQDDVQLNGTMTVFDHNATFEKSKHEDFLGHDGKATASMSCKLALSTTTELQAAEIVAGNDCKDATFDTSKQDYNLGNEPNNAVCLLPPSIGDKVELNGTITLEHKNAMFDTSKHESNLGNNCSKTTPLLPPSAGEKVQLNETMTVDQNNATRCMAA